The bacterium nucleotide sequence GAGGGAGATCACCCATTTTCTTCAGACTGAGCATATCTTACGGGGTTATCAAGAAGTGGTCATCCCCCATCTGGCCAGAGAAGAGTTATGGCGAACCTCCGGTCATACAGAATATTACCGGGAAAACATGTATTTTTTGGAGGTAGAAAAGACTTCTTACGTCTTGAAACCGATGAACTGTCCCGGCCATATTCTTATCTACCAGAATAAGACCCGTAGTTACAAGGATCTACCCCTGCGCTATTTTGAATTAGGCACTGTCTACCGGTATGAACGGAGTGGTGTTTTACACGGACTGCTCAGGGTAAGGGGATTTACCCAGGATGATGCCCATATCTTTTGTACCCCTGATCAATTAATAAGTGAAATACATGGTGTAATCGACTTTGCCCTTGATATGCTTCGACTTTTCGGCTTCAAGGAGTATGAGGTCTATCTTTCCACCAGACCGGATAAGTATGTAGGGACAGCGGAAAATTGGGATAAGGCCACCTCATCGCTGGCAGAGGCCCTGACCCAGCATGGGTTAAGATACGAAATAGATGAGGGCGAGGGTGTTTTTTATGGCCCCAAGATTGACATAAAACTCAAAGATGCCCTTGGTCGGGCCTGGCAAGGCCCGACCGTTCAGGTAGACTTTAACCTCCCCCAACGATTTGATCTGGGTTATATAGGGCCTGATGGAGAAAAACACCAACCGGTTATGATACATAGAGTTGTTCTGGGCAGCCTGGAGCGTTTTATAGGCGCCTTGATAGAACATTATGCCGGGCGTTTCCCTACCTGGCTGGCCCCGGTTCAAGTCGCTATTTTGCCTATTGCCGACCGCCATCAGGCCTATGCTGAAGAGGTGAAAAACACCCTACTTAAAGAAGGAGTCAGGGGTGAAGTAGATAGACGCCAGGAGAAAATTGGGGCTAAGATCCGGGAGGCAGAGGTAAATAAGATTCCTTATATGCTGGTAGTGGGAGATAAAGAAGTTGAAGCCGACACCGTTAATATTCGTCATCGGGGCCGGCAAAATTTAGGGACCAAATCGTGCCAGGACTTCCTGAGGCATATTCAAATCGAAATAAGCGAAAAAAGGGTTGACATTTAAACTTAGATGTGGTATAAGATAATTATCAATTAAAAATACAGGGGGTGATTAATAATTACCAACAGAGGGGTGAGGGTTAACAAGCCGGTTGGGGTGAGGATTAATAACCGGATTCGAGCCCATGAAGTCCGTCTTATTAGTGAAGAGGGCGAACAAGTAGGTATACTTTCTCTGAAGGATGCCCTGGAAAAGGCATCCGAGTCGGGACTTGATCTGGTAGAGGTTTCCCCGGAAAGTTCTCCTCCGGTCTGCCGTATTATGGACTACGGAAAATATCTTTATGACCAGAAAAAACGGGGGAAGGAAGGCAAGAAACGACAACGGGTTATTCACCTGAAGGAAATAAAGATGCGCCCTAAGATTAGTGAACATGACTATCAATTTAAGACGCGTCACGCTCAACGTTTCCTGGAGGCAGGAGATAAGGCTAAAGTGACCATTATGTTTCGGGGTCGGGAGATGGCTCACACAGAGTTAGGTAAGCGTCTTCTTGATCGGCTGGCTGAGGATTTAGCTGAAATAAGTGTGGTAGAACGCAGCCCTACTCAGGAAGGGAAAAATATGGTGATGATCCTGGCGCCGGGTAAACACTGACTTATCATCAGAAGATAGAGGCCAAAAGACAGAGGACAGATTAAATCTGGTGTCTGACCTCTGATCTCTGCTGACATTGGTAAAATAAAAGGAGAACCATTATGCCTAAGATAAAAAGCAATAGAGGAGCTCACAAGCGGTTTAGAGCCACGGCTACCGGTAAGATTAAAAGAAAACGAGCTTACCATTCCCATATCTTAACTAAGAAGTCGCCAAAACGAAAGAGGACTTTAAGAAGTCCTCATATGGTAAATACGGTTGATAAGAAAAACATACGGCAACTGTTGCCGTATGTGTGAATATCAATTATCGCAGATAGGCTAAAGGCTGAAGGCTGAGGTTCAATAGCCTTCAGTCTTCAGCCTAAACACCTGAGTAGTTACTTATTCAATTACAAAGGTAATTATTCAGCCACTGATTGACACGGATTAGCACGGATAAAATAGAATGAGTTTAAAATATGGAAAATAACAGAGGATATTATCAGAGGAGCATTTGAAGTTTACAATGTTCTCGGTTATGGCTTTTGGAAAAAAGTTCGACCTGCATGGTTAGGGTTGTAGACTACCGACGCTGAAAGCGTCAAATTTTAAATAGCCTACGGAAGATAAATACACCCGCAACGCTCGACCCTGCAAGGGTCGAATATTATCCATCACATAGAATTCAACCCTTTCAGGGTTGAGCTGTGGTAGATGTTTCGTTTCCGCAGGTTTCACCTGTAGTTATGTAAAATTCAAACCTTTCAGGTTTAAGGAGAATTGCTTGTAATTTCTAACCATACAGGTCGAAAAAGTTTATCAAAAAGCATTACAAGATTGAATTATTACAACGGAAACATTCAGGAGAATTGGAATATCCAATATTAAAAAAATCAGTGTCTTATCCGTGTAAATCTGTGGCTGAATAGTTACTTACAAAGGAGTACGGCTATGTCGAGAGTAAAATCGAATGTGGCCAGCCGAAAGAGGCGAAAGCAGATTTTGAAGCTGGCTAAGGGATTTAGAGGAGCAAAAAGCCGGTCTTACCGGTTCGCTAAGGAGATGGTTACTCACAGCTTAGTTGATGCTTATCGGGATCGAAAGGCCCGAAAGCGGGAGATAAGAAAGCTGTGGATTATCAGGATAAATGCGGCGGCAAGACAAAATGGACTTTCTTACAGCCGATTTATGAATGGCTTAAAGGAAGCCGATATCGGACTTGACAGAAAGATGCTGGCTCATTTGGCGGTGACCGATAAAAATGTTTTTTCCCAATTAGCGGAAGCAGCTAAGGCAAGTTTAAAGGGGTGATTTAGCGTCTTAGGGGCTGAGTAGTTACTGAATTCTGAATTCGGGGAGGAGGAGGGCTGCTTTTTTAAGTCATAGTAGGCAATAATACTGGAAAGAGCGAGGGCGCTGGCCCCGATGGCCAGCCAGTCTTTCTCCTCTAACTTCACGGAAGAACCTTCTTTGAGCCATTCTATACCCCCCACAATAAGAAAACTATGGAAGACCGTTAAAGGAAGGGAGACACAAAAGACGATCTCAAATCTCCTGGCCGGGTGTTCTTCTGCCCGGCTAAAGGCAGGACAAACAAGGATAGTTAATAAAACCGCCATAGCCACAAGCCGCTTCATTATTTCTTCTCTTTAGATATCTTAAACAAAGCCCCCAGCCCGGATACCTTCTCGGCCTTTGTTTCAGCGGCCGCCCTGATATTTTCACGCTGAATCTCTTCGTAAACCTCCTTGCGGTGGACAGGCACATGCCGGGGGGCAGTGATGCCTAATTTGACCTGATCGCCGTGAACATCGACTATTATTACCTCTACCTCGTCACCAATCATAATGCTTTGATCACGTTTCCTGGCCAAAACTAACATAACTTATTCCCCCCTCTCTCTTCACCCTTGTCACTATCAGCCCACGCCTGCATCTCTTGGATAATATAGTGACGAACTGAATATTGGGGGTTGTTTGATATCATTTGTTTGGATTGTTTGGTCCTGGGATTAATAACGAGCGGCCCCTGGAGGTTGGCTGTCATCAGAGAAGGATCATCAGGGATAACCACAATAGACAGGATAACCGCCTTTGAAGGGTCGGCCAGGCCAATCGAATCCAGGTCGCTTTTGTTTACATCCAGGGTATAATCAGGACGAAATTCATAGGGAGAAATGACCACGAAGGCCAAATCCGCCCGGTCCACTGATTGAAACCACTTAAATGGCCCGCCTCCCTCGCTGTTTAAGATAACATATCTGGTAAGCCTTGGAAAACCAATGATCCCTTCTTTAACCTCGATTATACTCTCCTCAGCGATTTCTATTTCACCAAAGGGTTTCGTTGTAATCCTCAATCTAATCCCTTCCTTCCTCTGTTTTGAGAATAACATACTGGGAATAATCACCCCGCCGTATCTTGAACAAGATCTCCTCACCTTTAGACACTTCACCTAAGGCATCTTCGTAATCCTTCGAGTTTCGTATCCTTCTTTGATTTATCTTTTGAATCAAATCTCCCTCTTTAAGACCGGCCTGCTCAGCCGGTCCCCATGGTTCAATATTTGAAATAATTACCCCCTGCTCACCTTCATAGCCAAATCGAGAGGCCAGTTCAGAAGTAAGATTCTGAACCCTGAGACCAAGCTCAATCTCTGATTTCTTTTCTCTGCTCTCTTTCCGGGAAAGAGCCGTTATATCTTCAGGCTGCTCTCCAATCTTGACCCTGACGATCTCCTCTTTTCCATTTCTGACCACCTTTAATTCGACTGTTTTCCCTACTTTAAAATCCGCGACCATATTTCGAAGTTGATTAAGCTCGGTCACCTTTTGGCCGTCAATCTCAACTACGAGGTCATCAGGTTTTATGCCGGCCCGCTCGGCTGGCCCATCCTTCACTACATCGACAATAAGGACACCCTCTCTTCCCTTCAGGCCAAGTTTATCGGCCAACTCCGGAATCAACTCCTGAATAATCACTCCCAACCAACCCCGGACAACCTTACCGTGGCCGATCAGATCTTCCATTACCTTTTTGGCCATATTAATCGGGATAGCAAAACCAATTCCCTGGTAACCTCCGGACGTGGTGGATATAGCTGTATTTATGCCTATTACCTCTCCCTCCAGGTTGAGCAGCGGCCCCCCTGAATTGCCCGGATTTATGGCGGCATCGGTCTGAATAAAGTTTTCATAATCGGCCACCCCTACTTGAGACCTCCCCTTAGCCGAAACTATCCCGGCGGTTACTGTCTGGCTTAATTCAAAGGGGGAGCCTATGGCGATCACCCATTCGCCCACCTCAATCTTATCCGAATCTCCCAGCCTGGCTACCGGTAGATTATTATCTTCAATCTTGATTACCGCTACATCTGTTTTCTCATCTTTACCCACTACTTCACCGGTAAATTTCCTCTGGTCACCAAGAATAACGGTAATCTTATCAGCATCTTTAATCACATGATTATTGGTCAGGATATGTCCGTTTCGGTTGACAATTACCCCTGAACCCAGACTTCTCTGACGATACTCTCGGTGAGGAGAAGGAGAGAAAAATTGGTTAAAAAAATCATCCCCGAAAAAATCACGAAAAGGTCCCTCGTAGAAAAAGAAGGGTGTGCCGCTGCCTCTTATGACCCTTTCCGTGGAGATATTGACCACCGCCGGTGTTACCTCTTTGGCTATCTGGGTGAATGCCTTACTAAGGCCGCGCAGGGCCTTTATCTCATCACTGGAAATGGCGGATTTATCCCCGGCAGGATTAATCTCCCCGTTCGTTTCCGGGGTAAGATTAAGCCAGGAGGCAATAATTACCCCCACTATCACGGCCGCTAATGCCAGCAGGCTAATCCGAATCTTCATTTCCTTTCACCTTCCCTTTGCTTAATTACTTATCTGCCTCTCATTATACTTCCCAGAGATGCTCATGTCAAGAAAAATCTTTCCGCAATTGGACAACCTGTGGTGGAACAATTACCTCAGGCGAATTAGGGTCATAAACTAACCTTCCCATTGGCCGGATACGTAATGCCCCTTTCTCTGCCAGACGAATACGCTCTTTCGCCTCTTACACATACTCAGGAATGATCTCAGCACCGATGGCTTTTCGGTTGTGCATCAAGGAGGCGATAGCAGCCTATAGACAATTTTTCTGTCAAGTTAAAACTGACCCCTTTTTATTTTCCTTGACAGAATAACGGGGAGAAGTTATAATGAAAAATCGTAACTACTTTCAGCCTTCAGCCTATTTACCTGAGTAGTTACTATCATTTAATATAAGGAGAATGAATGGCTATGTCAGTAACGGTAAAACATAAGAAATTGAAAAACTGGGTTCAAGAAATCGCTGAATTGTGCCGGCCTGATTCCATTTACTGGTGTGATGGAACTAAAGAGGAATACGACCTTATGATGGCCTTAATGGTTAAAAACGGTGGAGCTACCCCTTTGCCAAAACGGCCAAACAGTTTCTTGTTCCGTTCAGATCCCAGTGACGTGGCCAGGGTTGAGGACCGAACTTATATAAGCACCCCCACTCAGGATGAAGCCGGACCGACCAATAACTGGATTGATCCGGTTGAGCTTAAGAAAATAATGACTGAATTGTATGCTGGATGCATAAAAGGAAGGACCTTGTATGTAATTCCTTTCTCAATGGGGCCTATCGGCTCACCCATCTCTAAAATCGGCGTGGAGTTAACCGATAGCCCTTATGTGGTCTGTAATATGCATATTATGACCAGGGTGGGGACAAAAGTCCTCGAAGTTCTCGGCACCGAGGGAGAATATATACCTTGTCTGCATTCCATCGGCGTGCCACTGACCGAAGGTCGGAGAGATGTGCCCTGGCCCTGTGCCCCCATAGAGAAAAAATACATCAGCCATTTCCCTCAAGAAAATCTTATCTGGTCTTTTGGGTCGGGTTATGGTGGAAATGCCTTACTGGGGAAAAAGTGTCTGGCTTTGCGGATCGCTTCTGCCATGGCCAAACGTGAAGGATGGATGGCTGAGCATATGCTGATCCTTCGGTTGACGAATCCCGCCGGCCGACGGTTCCATATTGCCGCCGCCTTTCCTTCAGCCTGTGGGAAAACCAATCTGGCCATGCTCGAACCCACGATTGAAGGATGGAAATGTGAATGTATTGGAGATGACATTGCCTGGATGAAAATCGGGAATGACGGCAGACTGTATGCGATCAATCCGGAATCGGGATTCTTTGGAGTGGCTCCCGGGACATCCTATGATTCTAATCCCATGGCCATGGATACCCTCAAAGAAAACTGTATCTTCACTAATTGTGCCCTTACCGATGATGGCGATATCTGGTGGGAAGGGTTTGATGATGAACCGCCTAGCCATGCTATCGACTGGAAAGGGAAAGACTGGACACCCGATAGCGACCAGCCGGCTGCCCATCCCAATGCCCGTTTTACGGCGCCGGCCAGCCAATGTCCGGTAATCTGTCCCGACTGGGAAGATCCAAAAGGGGTGCCTATCGATATTTTTGTATTCGGCGGCCGGAGAGCTAGTGTGGTTCCCCTCGTAAGTAAAGCCTATAACTGGGATCATGGGGTATTTCTTGGGGCTACGGCTGCTTCTGAAACTACGGCCGCCAATATCGGCGCGGTGGGCAATCTTCGCCGGGACCCTTTTGCCATGAAACCTTTCTGCGGCTATCATATGGGCGATTACTTCCAGCATTGGTTTGATATGGGTGACAAACTTGGCGCTAAAGCGCCCCAAATATTCTATGTCAACTGGTTCCGTAAGAGCTTTGAAGGAAAATGGTTATGGCCGGGATTCGGAGAGAACAGCCGTGTTCTTAAATGGATGTGTGAACAGATAGAGGGGAAAGCAGGTGCGGTGGAAACCCCCATAGGTCTGCTTCCCAGGAAAGAAGACCTTGATCTGACCGGGCTGAACATCGATAATGACGATGTGGAAGAATTGTTGCGGATCGATGTTGATGCCTGGCGAGCAGAACTTCCCGATATAGAAAAACATTTTAATCAGTTCGGCCGCCATCTTCCACCGCGTCTTAAGGTTCAACTGGAAGATCTTCGGAAACGCCTGAAGTAATATCGCGGCTCGATGCTCGATCCTCGATACTCGATATTCGATATTCGATGCGGGTAAAGGATCCAATATCGAGCATTGAGCATCGAGCATCGAGTTATGTTTTTTGCTTTTTAGGTTTAGCCGCCGGGAATAGGATATTATTAAGGATGAGTCTGTAGCCGGGGGAATTTTTATGCAGTTCCAGTCTGGTAGGCTCATCACCTACGGCGTGTTGGTAGTCCTCCGGGTCATGTCCGGCCAGAAAAGTAAAGGTCCCCTTACCTTTGTTCCCGTGAATGTATTTCACCTTAGGTGAATTCTGGATATCCCCTAAGATGGTCACCTCCGGCTTTATGGTTGGTCGGTTAAAAAAAGTTGTCTGGCCCATAAAACCTTTCACCAGAAAGGTATGATTCTGGGTAAGCATAGTGGGGATGGGGTCATATTTGGCTGAAAATTCAAAGAGGGTAAAGGCATCGTAGACCGGTCCCTTAGCGTTATTGTAATCACTGAGGTCAATATTAGAATGCTCGTAAACCAGGGGATCCATTTCGAGGGTAAAATTGGTAAAAGCAAAGGTCTTTGAGAAGGCTAATCTTTGTTGAGCCCCTGGATCAACCGGATCGTGATCGAGTTCCGGAGGGACAATATCAATTCCTTCAGCCGCCAGGGCAATATCAAGGGTATCGGTGGCCGAACACATGGCAAACAGAAAACCACCATCATAGACGTAATCCCTGATAGCCCTGGCTACGGCACCCTTGTGCTCGGGGACAGAATTGTACCCGGCTTCCCGCGCGGCTCGTTCAAATTCTAACATCTGCTGTTGATACCACGCCGCGTGGCGGTAAGCGGCATAAAACTTTCCGTATTGCCCGCTAAAATCTTCGTGGTGCAGATGAAGCCAGTCATATTTCACCAATTCACCCCGTAAGATTTCTTTGTCCCAAAGAGTATCGTAAGGTATCTCAGCATAACTAAGGGCCAGGGTTACGGCATCATCCCACAGTTCACGGCTGGGCGGGGTATAGACGGCTATCTTGGGGGCCTTCTCCAGCAGGATGACCTCCATATTTTCCTCTTCAATCCGGTTGTATATCTGGTTAGCCCCCGAAAAATCAAGGGCTTCATAAGAAACGCCCATTACCATAGCCCACTCTATGACCTTGGGGGATTCATCCACCATAAAAGAGCCGCCCCGGAAGTTAAGCAGCCATTCCACATTTAGTCCTGCCTTGTCCAGGCACCAATAGGCCAGACCATAGGCCCGGAGGTGATCTGTTTGAACATCATCCATGGGGATAAGAATCTTTCCCGATGAAGCCGAAAGACCCGCAGGGATAAAGAGAATCAACATAATTGATAATAATGCTATTAGTTTTCTGATCATTTTAAGAAATTTTTTCTCACAAGCCAAGACAGTAACAAACAGCAGTTTCAATCTTTTCTAACACTTCAGCGGTAACTTTGCCGGCTGGTTTTTCTGGAAATCGCTTAGGATCTAATGAACGAATTTGAAAACATAAGAATACTGTTTCCCACGGCAGCCCACTTTCTTCAGGCAATACACGAACATTGGTGGGGTAATCACGAGAGATATTTTCACCTTTTGTCCCAACAACAACCGTCACTACAAGAGGTAATTTATTGATATCATCTATGGATAAAACCAGGACAGGCCGGTGACCTGCCTGCTCTCGTCCCTCTACAGGATTCAAGTTGACAAAATAAATTTCTCCTCGATGAGTAGCCATCATTTGCTCTCCAGTCCATCCACTTCTGTTATGGCGAACTCCTGATTAATCTTTTTTAACTCAGCTTGAATCTCAGGATCTGAGGACATGGTCATAAGTTGGCTTTCAAAAGTAGACGGTTCAGGTAGGTCTCTTTTTATTGAACCTTCCCGTAAATGATGAGCCAGCTTCTCAATCAACCATAATTGCTCTTTACGAGATAATTGACTGATCGTCTCCTCAATTTGATTTAAAACAGGTGAAGGCATAGTCTTCCTCCTTTGGGATAAAGAGAATCAGAATAATTGACGATAAGATTATCGGGTTGTTAGTCATTGGTTATTTGGTCGTAACTACTCAGGTGGGTAGACTGAAAGCTGAAGTTCAATTATCCCGCAATGTTCGAATCAAGCAATTTAAGACCTATTCACGCGGATAGGCTGTAAAAGCTGTCCCTAAAAGCCTTCAGTCTCTCCACCTGAGTAGTTACATTTGGTCAGTAATGGGTATATTATACCGCATCTTATCTTAAATGTCAAGGGGTTTCCATGAATTTGAGGGATATTCCATCCGCCACCCCGGGTACCCACGAAGTGGGTGCGCCATCCGCCATTCACCATATCCTGCTCCAGATTTATGAGAGATTACACACGGTGTATGGTCCTCAGGGGTGGTGGCCAGGGGAGAGCCAATTTGAAATCATTATTGGCGCGATTTTAACCCAAAACACTAATTGGACCAATGTGGAGCGAGCCATAAAGAACCTTAAGGCCAAGGGGAGGCTTACCCCAGATGAGCTGTTTAAGATCGAAATTCAGGAACTGGCTGAGTTAATCAGGCCATCTGGCTATTTTAACATTAAGGCTAAGCGGCTCAAAGAGTTTATCCACTTTCTCTTCAACCGTTATAAGGGTTCCCTCAGCCAGATGTATGAGCAGCCAATGGAAAGTCTTCGGAATGAACTCCTCAATGTCAAAGGGATAGGCCATGAAACAGCCGATTCCATTCTCCTTTATGGCGGCGATCTGCCCATCTTTGTGGTTGATGCTTACACCAGACGGATATTTGTCCGCCTGAGGCTGTTGCCTGAAAAGGTTTCTTATGCAGAGACCCAAAAATTCTTCATGGCCCATCTCCCTCAAGATGTTAATCTCTACAATGAATATCATGCCCTTATCGTTAGATGGGGTAAAGAAGCCTGCCAGCCAAAGCCAAAATGTGAGCTTTGTCCACTCAGCGAAAAAACTAAGAGGCTGTCTGAAAAGTCCCGTTAGGGACGTAATGTTTATAGACATGAACGCCCACCGTTATTTTTAGCCCCGTTAGGGGCGACATGTTCGCTTTGCTAAGTTTACTTCTTGAACATTTCGCTCCTAACGGAGCTTGGGTTTATGAGAAAAACGGCTACTATAAACATTTTGCCCCTCCGGGGCTGATTAACGCATCAACTTTTCAGACACGCTCTAAATAATTACTTTTTTGTTTACAAGTTATTAAAGATGTGCTATATTTGGTATGGTTCAAAATAGGGTAACACTTGGGAGACGGGTGTCTGGTCGTCTGGTAAATGGTACCCTGGTACTTATAAGACTACCAATTACCGAAAAGGAAGGAGAGAATAAATGGATATAACCCAAGCCGTCAAGATAATTAGTATGTTAGTGGGGATGTTAGTGCCCCTAATCGGGTTTGTCTGGTGGTTGCATGGAAAGTTTTCTGTTCTGGAAAAGAAGATAACAGAGACCGATATCACTTTGGGAAAGAAGATAACCGAGATCGAGAACGATTTAGGAAAAAAGATCACCGAGACCGATAATGCCTTGGGAAAGAAGATAACCGAGATCAATAGCGCTTTGGAAAAGAAGATAACCGAGACCCGCCAGGTCCTTGAGCAAAAGATAAGAGATACCAATAACATTATGGGAATCATGTGCAATGTCATAAGGGGTATAGTAAAAACTAATGAAACTATTGTATCTGTTCTGGTGGAAACAAAGCTTGTTTCCCCTAACCAACAAACAAAACTTTTTGGACATCAAGTTGAGGTTCAACAAAGTATCCTGGGGGAGACCACAAATTGGCTTGAAGGCAAAACTAATCCGATCCCCCGGAGTGAAGCGGATAGGTTTAAGAAGTATGTGGATATGCTGAGGAATAAAGAGAAATTTTCGGTGGAAGAGGCCAAAGATTTTCAGACTATAATTTATAAGCTGTATGATGAAGCAGACTTAGATGCAGATGCACCCTGGAACTCCCTTTTAACAATAGGCAGGTTAGCCGCATTTGCTCTGGGAATGGCTTTAAGAGAAGAAAGCGAACAAAGCGAAAAGGAGGCGGCGAAATGATTATTGTTTTAAGGCCTGAGGCTACGCCGGCTGAGATCGATCATATTGTGGAGAAGACAAAGGAGAAGGGGTTGAAACCATTTGTGACGAGGGGAGTAGAGCGAACCATCGTTGGTCTGATTGGAGATGAACGGATTTTAGCTACCTGGGACCTGGAAAATATCCCTGGGGTAGAGAAGGTCCTGCCAGTATTAAAGCCATTTAAATTGGCTAGTCTCGACTTCAACCCGGAAAGAACAAAGATTAAGATAGGTCAGGCCACTATTGGGGATAATCAGATAACGGTTATAGCCGGGCCATGTGCGGTAGAAAGTGAATCCCAAATCGTGGAGACAGCCAGGATGGTAAAGGAGGCCGGAGCGCACATGATTAGAGGCGGGGCCTTTAAGCCCAGGACTTCACCCTACAGCTTCCAGGGTCTGGCTGAGGAAGGTCTTAAATGCCTGGCTAAGGCCAAAGAAGAGACGGGTTTGCCAGTGGTGACCGAGGTTATGGATACCCGTGATGTTGCCCTGGTAAACCAATATGCAGATGTGGTTCAGATAGGCGCAAGAAATATGCAGAATTTTGCCCTCTTAAAAGAAGTAGGCAAGTATTCAAAGCCTGTTTTGCTTAAGAGAGGGCTGTCAAACACGATGGAAGAACTTCTTATGTCAGCCGAATATATTATGTCTGAAGGAAATATGCAGGTCATGTTGTGTGAACGGGGGATCAGGACCTTT carries:
- a CDS encoding endonuclease III domain-containing protein — protein: MNLRDIPSATPGTHEVGAPSAIHHILLQIYERLHTVYGPQGWWPGESQFEIIIGAILTQNTNWTNVERAIKNLKAKGRLTPDELFKIEIQELAELIRPSGYFNIKAKRLKEFIHFLFNRYKGSLSQMYEQPMESLRNELLNVKGIGHETADSILLYGGDLPIFVVDAYTRRIFVRLRLLPEKVSYAETQKFFMAHLPQDVNLYNEYHALIVRWGKEACQPKPKCELCPLSEKTKRLSEKSR
- the aroF gene encoding 3-deoxy-7-phosphoheptulonate synthase; the protein is MIIVLRPEATPAEIDHIVEKTKEKGLKPFVTRGVERTIVGLIGDERILATWDLENIPGVEKVLPVLKPFKLASLDFNPERTKIKIGQATIGDNQITVIAGPCAVESESQIVETARMVKEAGAHMIRGGAFKPRTSPYSFQGLAEEGLKCLAKAKEETGLPVVTEVMDTRDVALVNQYADVVQIGARNMQNFALLKEVGKYSKPVLLKRGLSNTMEELLMSAEYIMSEGNMQVMLCERGIRTFEKATRNTLDISAIPVLKELTHLPIIVDPSHGGGKWKWVNPLSKAAIAAGCDGLIIEVHPNPEEAVSDGVQSLRPDKFRKLMEEIKVIAEAVGKKL